From Thermogladius calderae 1633, a single genomic window includes:
- the sucC gene encoding ADP-forming succinate--CoA ligase subunit beta — MRLLENEAKQVFREYGIKTPEGVLCRSPQEVKEAVARLGESVIKAQVPVGGRGLAGGVKFTGDPEEAMRVASELFERGVRGYRVDAVLVEKKVCVKRELYLSVTVDRSAKSIVYLASRLGGVEIEELAKKRPEEVLKINLDPFIGYSPFVARTIASFIGLPASAWGELEKIVVGLYKIMVDYDAELVEINPLAIDCQGSLVALDAKILVDDNSLYRHPALAGLKSRELTEEERNAREKGFTYVSLDGYIGVIGNGAGLTMATMDLIEYYGGKPANFLDVWSGGGASRDRVREAVKLLLENPRVKVVLVNIFGGMTRCDEVAMGVTQALKEAAVKKPVVVRLMGTNQEEGARILREVGLDVYEDVDEAVRKAVELARR, encoded by the coding sequence ATGAGGCTACTAGAGAACGAGGCTAAACAGGTCTTCAGGGAGTACGGTATCAAGACCCCCGAGGGCGTTCTCTGCCGCTCACCACAGGAGGTCAAGGAGGCCGTCGCGAGGCTTGGAGAGTCCGTTATTAAAGCCCAGGTTCCTGTAGGCGGTAGAGGTCTAGCCGGCGGGGTCAAGTTCACGGGCGACCCTGAGGAGGCCATGAGAGTAGCGTCTGAGCTTTTCGAGAGAGGAGTAAGGGGGTATAGAGTCGACGCGGTACTTGTGGAGAAGAAAGTGTGTGTAAAACGGGAGCTCTACCTATCAGTCACGGTCGACAGGTCTGCGAAAAGCATTGTTTACCTGGCCTCGAGGTTAGGCGGGGTCGAAATAGAGGAGCTAGCCAAAAAGAGGCCCGAGGAGGTTCTGAAGATCAACCTAGACCCGTTCATAGGCTACTCCCCCTTCGTTGCCAGGACGATAGCATCGTTTATTGGTCTACCAGCGTCCGCCTGGGGCGAGCTCGAGAAGATAGTCGTTGGTCTCTACAAGATCATGGTCGACTACGACGCGGAGCTTGTCGAGATAAACCCGCTAGCTATCGACTGTCAAGGCTCTCTCGTGGCATTAGACGCCAAGATACTGGTAGACGACAACAGCCTGTACAGGCACCCAGCCCTGGCGGGACTGAAGAGCAGGGAGCTGACAGAAGAGGAGAGGAACGCCAGAGAGAAGGGCTTCACCTACGTGTCGCTCGACGGCTACATCGGTGTGATCGGAAACGGGGCGGGGTTGACGATGGCCACGATGGACTTGATCGAGTACTACGGTGGGAAACCAGCTAACTTTCTAGACGTCTGGTCGGGTGGAGGGGCTAGTAGAGACAGAGTAAGGGAGGCCGTGAAACTACTCCTCGAGAACCCTCGTGTCAAGGTGGTTTTGGTAAACATATTCGGTGGGATGACGAGGTGCGACGAGGTGGCCATGGGCGTTACACAGGCTCTCAAGGAGGCAGCGGTCAAAAAGCCAGTCGTGGTGAGGCTTATGGGGACCAACCAGGAGGAAGGCGCGAGAATACTCAGGGAGGTAGGGCTGGACGTCTACGAGGACGTCGACGAGGCCGTCCGTAAGGCCGTAGAGCTGGCGAGGAGGTGA
- the sucD gene encoding succinate--CoA ligase subunit alpha, translated as MLADRSTRVIVQGITGKEGSFHTKLMLEYGTRIVAGVTPGKGGSQVHGVRVYDTVREAISDVGQVDASVVFVPAKNAYDAVLESIENGVRLVVVITEGIPLHEELRMVNYAKLRGVVVVGPNTPGLIVPGETKLGIMPANYYKPGVVGVMSRSGTLSYEVAWQLSRSGLGVSVAIGIGGDPVTGLDFVEVYDMFLKDPRTKYVVLVGEIGGDYEERFAKYYAGLSEKKPVVAYIAGRTAPREKRMGHAGAIISMGLGDYESKIKALQESGIPVARRVSEIPTVIQSIAGK; from the coding sequence GTGCTAGCGGACAGGAGTACTCGCGTCATTGTCCAGGGCATTACAGGCAAAGAGGGTAGTTTCCATACAAAGCTCATGCTAGAGTACGGAACCAGGATAGTTGCGGGCGTCACTCCCGGTAAAGGCGGCTCACAGGTCCATGGCGTGAGAGTCTACGACACGGTCAGAGAGGCGATTAGCGATGTAGGCCAGGTAGACGCGTCCGTGGTGTTCGTGCCCGCTAAGAACGCTTACGACGCTGTTTTGGAGTCTATCGAGAACGGAGTTAGGCTGGTAGTCGTGATAACCGAGGGTATACCGCTACACGAGGAGCTGAGGATGGTGAACTATGCCAAGTTACGTGGTGTTGTAGTCGTAGGCCCAAACACCCCCGGCCTGATCGTACCAGGCGAGACGAAGCTCGGTATTATGCCCGCGAACTACTACAAACCCGGAGTAGTGGGGGTTATGTCGAGGAGTGGTACTTTATCGTATGAGGTGGCCTGGCAGCTGAGCAGGTCTGGACTAGGAGTATCCGTAGCAATCGGTATAGGAGGAGACCCCGTGACAGGCCTCGATTTCGTGGAGGTCTACGACATGTTCTTGAAAGACCCGAGGACGAAGTACGTTGTCCTCGTCGGAGAGATCGGGGGCGACTACGAGGAGAGGTTCGCGAAGTACTACGCGGGCTTGAGTGAGAAGAAGCCCGTTGTAGCGTACATAGCCGGTAGAACAGCACCGAGGGAGAAGAGGATGGGGCACGCGGGCGCTATTATATCGATGGGTTTGGGCGACTACGAGTCAAAGATCAAAGCCCTACAGGAGAGCGGCATACCCGTAGCTAGGAGAGTCAGCGAGATCCCCACCGTGATCCAGTCTATTGCAGGTAAATAA
- the ppa gene encoding inorganic diphosphatase codes for MSIFDKIGPGDKAPEVVNVVVEIPMNSGVKYEIDKETGIVQVDRVLFTSMVYPFNYGFIPGTLEEDGDPVDVLVFMYDTLLPGSMIKVRPIGALETEDEKGRDIKIIAVPYEKIDARFENIKDINDLPEMVRQRIAHFFEHYKELEKGKWVKVVGWKNREEALQRIRNAIERAKRK; via the coding sequence GTGAGTATATTTGACAAGATAGGGCCTGGGGACAAGGCCCCTGAGGTAGTCAACGTCGTTGTTGAGATTCCAATGAACAGTGGTGTCAAGTACGAGATCGACAAGGAGACTGGTATAGTGCAGGTGGACAGAGTCCTCTTCACGTCGATGGTCTACCCCTTCAACTACGGCTTCATACCAGGGACTCTCGAGGAGGACGGAGACCCCGTAGATGTCCTGGTCTTCATGTACGACACTCTTCTACCAGGGTCGATGATCAAGGTCAGACCCATAGGCGCCTTGGAGACGGAGGACGAGAAGGGCAGAGACATCAAGATAATAGCGGTACCATACGAGAAGATCGACGCAAGGTTCGAGAACATTAAGGACATCAACGATCTACCGGAGATGGTCAGACAGAGAATAGCCCACTTCTTCGAGCACTACAAAGAGCTCGAAAAAGGCAAGTGGGTCAAGGTCGTTGGCTGGAAGAACAGGGAGGAGGCTCTACAAAGGATTCGGAACGCCATCGAGAGGGCTAAGAGGAAATAG
- a CDS encoding AIR synthase family protein, giving the protein MAATKGGKISWEELSRLIKYLPTNDVDLVIGPRLGEDAAVIRLKDGFLVVHSDPITTAFWRIGWYAVHVAANDIAVRGVKPKYFLPVVLLPPRMETRDIEEIFRDMGEAAREVSGVVIGGHTELTPYLERPIISMTAIGYSAGRFVSTSGARPGDYLVIVGRVGGEGASVVAWDFEEELAGRGVDRTLISEAKNFLREISVVKTALSIAPYVDSMHDATEGGVIQAIREVAVASGVNVNVDLDKIGVDVAVREISRAMGLDPLKLLSSGCIVAAVPPSKLDVLEETLRGLNQVYSVAGRVGDFTDKPVVELREKGRVIGVVDRDVVDEIYKLFG; this is encoded by the coding sequence TTGGCGGCTACTAAGGGAGGGAAGATATCCTGGGAGGAGCTAAGCAGGCTCATCAAATATCTACCCACCAACGACGTCGACTTGGTTATTGGGCCTAGACTAGGCGAGGACGCGGCGGTCATCAGATTAAAGGACGGCTTCCTAGTTGTACACAGCGACCCGATTACGACGGCCTTCTGGAGAATAGGCTGGTACGCCGTACACGTGGCTGCAAACGACATTGCTGTAAGGGGGGTTAAGCCAAAGTACTTCCTGCCAGTCGTTCTCCTCCCACCACGAATGGAGACTAGGGACATCGAAGAGATATTCCGAGATATGGGTGAGGCGGCCAGGGAGGTTTCGGGCGTGGTCATAGGCGGGCACACAGAATTGACGCCGTACCTCGAGAGACCGATCATATCCATGACGGCTATAGGATACTCCGCGGGTAGGTTTGTCTCTACTTCGGGGGCTAGGCCAGGGGATTACCTGGTGATCGTGGGTAGGGTCGGCGGGGAGGGTGCCAGCGTCGTCGCGTGGGACTTCGAGGAAGAGCTAGCAGGTCGGGGCGTAGATAGAACCCTGATTAGCGAGGCCAAGAACTTCCTGCGAGAGATAAGCGTGGTGAAGACGGCTCTGTCCATAGCCCCGTACGTGGACTCGATGCACGACGCAACAGAGGGCGGGGTTATCCAGGCTATCAGGGAGGTCGCTGTCGCGAGCGGGGTGAACGTAAACGTAGACCTCGACAAGATCGGAGTAGATGTCGCCGTAAGAGAGATCAGTAGAGCAATGGGTCTCGACCCGTTGAAACTGTTGAGTAGTGGTTGTATAGTGGCGGCAGTCCCACCCAGCAAGCTCGACGTGCTCGAAGAGACTTTAAGGGGCTTGAACCAGGTCTACAGCGTAGCGGGTAGAGTCGGCGACTTCACTGACAAGCCCGTTGTAGAGTTGAGAGAGAAAGGTAGAGTGATCGGGGTCGTTGACAGAGACGTCGTTGATGAGATTTATAAGCTCTTTGGTTGA
- the cutA gene encoding divalent-cation tolerance protein CutA, with translation MRGGWVVVLTTAATREEAERIARALLEEKLVACVNIVDAVKSLYWWRGAIETSNEVLLVAKTRADKLPAVERTVKTLHSYEVPEIIALPVVSGSDEYLEWLDQSIRE, from the coding sequence ATGAGGGGTGGTTGGGTAGTCGTCCTCACCACTGCGGCCACTCGCGAGGAAGCGGAGAGAATAGCGAGGGCTTTACTCGAGGAGAAGTTAGTGGCGTGTGTGAACATAGTTGACGCTGTCAAGAGCCTATACTGGTGGCGGGGAGCTATCGAGACCTCCAACGAAGTGCTACTTGTCGCGAAGACTAGAGCCGACAAGCTACCTGCTGTAGAGAGGACAGTGAAAACCCTCCACTCTTATGAGGTCCCCGAGATCATAGCACTACCGGTGGTCTCGGGTAGTGACGAGTACTTGGAGTGGCTAGACCAATCGATCAGGGAGTAA
- a CDS encoding Snf7 family protein, which produces MGVNWNWNKEQESIADKIKKWFNPDREPLEKKAIMAQYRLKTAISRINNYVEKLNERDRELFNNVVEALMRRDEKRAKIYAKETAEIRKVAKQLLTVQYALEHAALKLETFLIYGGAINEVGPVIGVMKQALGILKSVAPDIWIDLQYAVRELETAMGSSIVDISADIESGLDSEARKIFEEARIIAEQKVKERFAELPKTIGVPETEQGRASPTA; this is translated from the coding sequence ATGGGCGTGAACTGGAACTGGAATAAAGAGCAGGAGTCCATTGCGGACAAGATAAAGAAGTGGTTCAACCCGGACAGGGAGCCTCTCGAGAAGAAGGCTATAATGGCCCAGTACAGGCTGAAGACAGCGATATCTAGGATAAACAACTACGTCGAGAAGCTGAACGAGAGGGACAGGGAGCTCTTCAACAACGTTGTCGAGGCGCTAATGAGGAGAGACGAGAAGAGGGCTAAGATCTACGCGAAGGAGACCGCTGAGATAAGGAAGGTCGCTAAACAGCTACTGACAGTACAGTACGCGCTCGAGCACGCCGCGCTGAAGCTAGAGACGTTCCTGATCTACGGCGGTGCCATCAACGAGGTCGGGCCTGTAATAGGCGTCATGAAGCAAGCGCTGGGTATACTGAAGAGCGTCGCACCGGACATCTGGATCGACCTACAGTACGCCGTTAGAGAGCTCGAGACCGCCATGGGCTCGAGCATTGTCGACATATCTGCCGACATCGAGAGCGGCCTAGACAGCGAGGCCAGGAAGATATTCGAGGAGGCCAGAATAATAGCCGAGCAGAAGGTCAAGGAGAGGTTTGCGGAACTGCCGAAGACCATCGGTGTACCAGAGACCGAGCAGGGGAGGGCTTCACCCACAGCCTAA
- a CDS encoding glycosyltransferase family 4 protein gives MLALVRHHMIGSILMGPGGSEYVSIETAISLKKAGFEVYIDSLGLRSADKLYSLCEFYGLNHDELRGVGLGYPQEDPDIVFNTSGDVLSGKSHVVYLHFPSFLEVNTYYPAVKGFAKTLGNLYSLLNNLIFPFYIKSTKVFLANSSLTAWFFNKVYGINPVVVYPPVNIDDIIGEEPLPFRDRERRILVISRFSPEKNLEKVVSIGRALKERGIDMRITLAGAFSENNGWYLKKLVEEIEENGLSELVDLRLNISRSELVKLYKTSLVYVHLTPMEHFGITIVESMAAGTPTIIPRNSGAWFDIANEDTSISLPYTSVDELADHLVRLGRSEELWKRLSTNSRLRSLSFSRYRYHKEISRVIERVVGLKKSK, from the coding sequence TTGCTGGCACTCGTTAGGCACCACATGATCGGCTCCATCCTAATGGGCCCTGGAGGGTCAGAGTACGTCTCGATAGAGACGGCCATCTCGCTGAAGAAGGCGGGTTTCGAGGTCTACATAGACTCCCTCGGTTTGAGGAGCGCGGACAAGCTTTACTCTCTGTGCGAGTTCTACGGTCTAAACCACGACGAGCTACGGGGTGTAGGGCTAGGGTATCCACAAGAAGACCCAGATATCGTCTTTAACACGAGCGGAGACGTGCTCTCTGGGAAAAGCCATGTAGTCTACCTCCATTTCCCCTCGTTCCTAGAGGTGAACACGTACTATCCTGCTGTGAAGGGGTTCGCGAAGACCCTCGGCAACTTGTACTCGCTCCTAAACAACCTGATCTTCCCGTTCTACATTAAGTCCACAAAGGTCTTCCTAGCCAACTCTAGTCTCACAGCGTGGTTCTTCAACAAAGTGTACGGTATCAACCCCGTCGTGGTCTACCCGCCAGTGAACATCGATGACATCATTGGCGAGGAGCCGCTCCCGTTCAGGGACAGGGAGCGGAGGATCCTCGTCATATCCAGGTTTTCCCCCGAGAAGAACCTGGAGAAGGTGGTTAGTATCGGGAGGGCGTTGAAGGAGAGGGGGATCGACATGAGAATAACGCTCGCAGGTGCTTTCTCTGAGAACAACGGGTGGTACTTGAAGAAGCTCGTTGAGGAGATAGAGGAGAACGGTCTCAGTGAGCTGGTCGACCTAAGGTTGAACATCTCGAGGTCAGAGCTGGTAAAACTCTACAAGACCTCGCTAGTCTACGTACACCTCACGCCTATGGAGCACTTCGGGATAACCATCGTGGAGTCCATGGCGGCGGGTACCCCGACTATAATACCGAGGAATAGCGGGGCGTGGTTCGACATAGCTAACGAGGACACCTCGATAAGCCTCCCCTACACCTCGGTTGATGAGCTCGCAGACCACCTAGTCAGGTTAGGGAGGAGCGAGGAGCTCTGGAAGCGTTTGAGCACTAACTCCAGGCTCAGGAGTTTAAGCTTTAGCAGGTACAGGTACCACAAAGAAATATCGAGGGTCATAGAGAGAGTCGTGGGCTTGAAGAAGAGTAAATGA
- a CDS encoding TatD family hydrolase, producing the protein MRKMGRLLFSDAHLHLNPVGGVGARGVVDRLVREGFWFVGLVGLPPYHYGFNTPTLDSFEKALDILVTQARLLRERGIKVKVLAGFHPAEVDAYNKQGLGLEEVYSLAERVLKLIELKVKEGVIDGVGEVGRQHYGTSYGRISVSEAVMIKALELARDLGAVVHLHLDQSGWATCHLVDMLIGLVKIDRSKVLVHHANAATAQACIQRGLPVSVPVKQDLDRVIGFGGEVLVESDFIDDNQRPGVSAYPWEIAKVVNSLIASGRISEETAYRVMVDNVVKFYGVEPP; encoded by the coding sequence ATGAGGAAAATGGGGAGACTACTGTTTAGCGATGCACACCTCCACCTCAACCCTGTGGGCGGTGTCGGCGCTAGGGGCGTCGTAGACAGACTTGTCAGAGAGGGGTTCTGGTTCGTTGGGCTGGTAGGCCTACCGCCCTACCACTACGGGTTCAACACCCCAACCCTCGACTCATTTGAAAAAGCACTCGACATACTAGTCACGCAAGCGAGGTTGCTGAGGGAGAGAGGCATCAAGGTGAAAGTCCTCGCAGGCTTCCACCCAGCCGAGGTAGACGCCTACAACAAGCAGGGGCTAGGGCTCGAGGAGGTCTACTCGCTTGCCGAGCGCGTGTTGAAGTTAATCGAGTTGAAGGTCAAAGAGGGGGTCATTGACGGGGTAGGGGAAGTCGGTAGGCAGCACTACGGGACTTCCTACGGCAGAATATCTGTTTCGGAGGCAGTAATGATCAAGGCCCTCGAGCTCGCGAGAGATCTCGGGGCCGTAGTACACCTCCACTTAGACCAGTCCGGCTGGGCGACATGCCACTTGGTAGACATGTTGATTGGTCTGGTCAAAATAGATAGGTCTAAGGTGCTCGTCCACCACGCTAACGCGGCAACAGCGCAGGCCTGTATCCAACGCGGCTTACCCGTGTCCGTCCCCGTCAAGCAGGACCTGGACAGGGTCATCGGGTTCGGCGGCGAGGTACTAGTCGAGTCCGACTTCATAGACGACAACCAGCGTCCAGGCGTATCAGCGTACCCGTGGGAAATAGCGAAAGTAGTGAACTCGCTGATCGCCTCGGGAAGGATAAGCGAGGAAACGGCTTATAGGGTGATGGTCGACAACGTCGTGAAATTCTATGGAGTTGAACCCCCCTGA
- a CDS encoding MBL fold metallo-hydrolase — MSSGREEKLVEWLFKNVGIEKETRAITVGKYFAIDGYSPRPIRVVTHIHSDHTVGLADSLRVSSYIVGTPLTLDLLEELAIHGSGLHSLFKAKRRPLGYGEKLEYQGSSITLVENAHTFGASSVLIELEGHRVGYTGDVKLGNNTRVMRDLDVLVIESTYGSPRYRRPFKHSVEEILVDTVRYGLRKYGRVHVYGYHGKLQEAMHLLRRNGVEEPFLMPERVYRATRVLEKHGVKIGEYYRERDGDGFERYVVFRHFNQAKYRRIDGSTLNIVMTGWEFENPARQVDEHTWVIALSDHGDFDDLVAYVEMSSPRVVVVDASRNGEPYELARELFRRGYVTFVMPSTGENWVAGTR, encoded by the coding sequence TTGTCATCGGGTAGGGAGGAAAAGCTTGTCGAGTGGTTGTTCAAGAACGTGGGAATCGAGAAGGAGACGAGGGCCATCACCGTCGGGAAGTACTTCGCGATCGACGGTTACTCTCCGCGACCAATCCGCGTTGTCACGCACATACACAGCGACCACACCGTGGGTTTGGCCGATAGCCTGAGAGTCTCGAGCTATATTGTAGGTACCCCTCTAACTCTCGACCTGCTTGAAGAGCTCGCGATCCACGGTAGCGGTCTACACAGCCTCTTCAAGGCTAAGAGGAGGCCGCTGGGATACGGTGAGAAGCTAGAGTACCAGGGTTCGTCTATTACTCTAGTGGAGAACGCCCACACTTTTGGGGCGTCTTCTGTTCTCATAGAGCTAGAGGGGCACCGTGTAGGCTACACGGGAGACGTGAAGCTCGGCAACAACACGCGAGTAATGAGGGACCTTGACGTCCTCGTAATAGAGTCAACCTATGGTTCACCGAGGTACAGGAGGCCGTTCAAGCACAGCGTCGAAGAGATACTCGTAGATACTGTGAGGTACGGTTTGAGGAAGTACGGGAGAGTCCACGTCTACGGTTACCACGGCAAGCTCCAGGAAGCAATGCACCTCTTGAGAAGAAACGGGGTAGAGGAGCCCTTTCTAATGCCCGAGAGAGTCTACAGGGCTACAAGAGTACTCGAGAAGCACGGCGTGAAGATAGGAGAGTACTACAGGGAGAGGGATGGGGACGGGTTCGAGAGATACGTGGTTTTCAGGCACTTCAACCAGGCGAAGTACCGCAGAATAGACGGCTCCACGCTCAACATAGTAATGACGGGTTGGGAGTTCGAGAACCCGGCACGCCAGGTGGACGAACATACCTGGGTTATCGCGCTGAGCGACCACGGGGACTTCGACGACCTGGTCGCTTACGTCGAGATGTCGAGCCCGAGAGTAGTGGTCGTAGACGCGTCCAGGAACGGGGAGCCGTACGAGCTAGCCCGCGAGCTGTTCCGCAGGGGCTACGTTACTTTCGTGATGCCTAGCACAGGTGAAAACTGGGTTGCTGGCACTCGTTAG